One segment of Primulina tabacum isolate GXHZ01 chromosome 6, ASM2559414v2, whole genome shotgun sequence DNA contains the following:
- the LOC142550106 gene encoding serine/threonine-protein phosphatase 7 long form homolog — protein MVIDGCAVKLLYLHFLQDLHKVRSYSWASVVLAYLYHELCHASGSGKQEIACPLYILQIWAWSRMIPLCPDHLGYNLIMRHENQNSGDNNLPIPPYGARWSNIFTWTHTPMHSMRIIRDVLDKMGDDQFKWLVYDLEAVDVLSLPLEC, from the exons ATGGTTATTGATGGTTGTGCGGTCAAATTGTTGTACTTACATTTTTTGCAAGATTTGCATAAGGTTCGTAGTTATAGTTGGGCAAGCGTTGTACTTGCATATTTATATCATGAGTTGTGTCATGCATCTGGATCAGGGAAACAAGAAATCGCATGTCCTTTATACATTTTACag ATTTGGGCATGGTCTAGAATGATTCCTTTATGTCCTGACCACTTAGGATACAACCTAATAATGCGACATGAAAATCAAAATAGCGGTGATAATAATCTTCCAATTCCACCATATGGAGCAAG ATGGAGTAATATATTCACGTGGACACATACACCTATGCATTCTATGCGGATCATTCGTGATGTGCTTGACAAAATGGGAGATGATCAG TTTAAATGGCTCGTATACGACCTTGAAGCCGTGGATGTTTTGTCATTGCCCTTAGAATGTTGA